A portion of the Citrobacter rodentium NBRC 105723 = DSM 16636 genome contains these proteins:
- the glsB gene encoding glutaminase B, with translation MAIALDNAILETILAEVRPLTGQGKVADYIPALASVDGSRLGIAICTVDGQCWQAGDATERFSVQSISKVLSLVVAMHHYTEDEIWQRVGKDPSGSPFNSLVQLEMEQGIPRNPFINAGALVVCDMLQGRLSAPRQRMLEIVRTLSGVPDIAYDAVVARSEFEHSARNAAIAWLMKSFGNFHHDVTTVLQNYFHYCALKMSCVELARTFVFLAAQGKALHLAQPVLTPMQTRQINALMATSGMYQNAGEFAWRVGLPAKSGVGGGIVAIVPHEMAIAVWSPELDPAGNSLAGIAALEQLTQRLGRSVY, from the coding sequence GTGGCTATCGCCCTGGACAACGCAATTTTAGAAACCATTCTGGCTGAGGTTCGTCCGCTGACGGGTCAGGGGAAAGTGGCGGATTATATTCCGGCGCTTGCCTCGGTCGACGGTTCCAGACTGGGTATTGCCATCTGTACGGTAGACGGACAGTGCTGGCAGGCAGGTGATGCGACCGAGCGCTTTTCTGTCCAGTCGATCTCCAAGGTGCTCAGTCTGGTGGTGGCGATGCACCATTATACTGAAGACGAGATCTGGCAGCGGGTAGGTAAAGATCCCTCCGGTTCGCCGTTTAATTCCCTGGTTCAGCTGGAAATGGAGCAAGGGATCCCACGCAATCCGTTTATCAACGCCGGTGCGCTGGTGGTCTGCGATATGTTGCAGGGACGGCTGAGCGCGCCGCGCCAGCGTATGCTGGAAATTGTCCGTACGCTAAGCGGCGTCCCGGATATCGCTTATGATGCGGTCGTGGCCCGCTCGGAGTTTGAACATTCCGCGCGAAATGCCGCCATTGCCTGGCTTATGAAGTCGTTCGGCAATTTTCATCATGACGTAACGACGGTATTGCAGAACTACTTCCATTATTGCGCGTTAAAAATGAGCTGCGTCGAACTGGCCCGCACGTTTGTCTTTCTCGCCGCTCAGGGGAAGGCGCTGCATCTGGCGCAGCCGGTCCTCACCCCTATGCAGACGCGACAGATAAACGCGCTGATGGCGACCAGCGGGATGTATCAGAACGCCGGGGAATTTGCCTGGCGGGTGGGGCTGCCGGCAAAATCGGGCGTCGGCGGCGGGATCGTAGCGATTGTGCCCCATGAGATGGCGATTGCCGTCTGGAGTCCGGAGCTTGACCCGGCCGGTAATTCGCTGGCGGGCATTGCCGCGCTGGAGCAACTGACGCAACGATTAGGACGTTCGGTTTACTGA
- a CDS encoding bestrophin family protein: protein MIVRPKQHWLRLIFVWHGSVLAKISSRLLLNFLLSIAVIIMLPWYTMLGIKFTLAPFSILGVAIAIFLGFRNNACYSRYVEARQLWGQLMIASRSLLREVKTTLPDDAELGQFVRLQIAFAHCLRMTLRRKPQAEPLAKYLSAEEVKQVFASHSPANRILLLMGEWLAQRRRSGQLSDILFHSLNNRLNDMSAVLAGCERIANTPVPFAYTLILHRTVYLFCIMLPFALVVDLHYMTPFISVLISYTFISLDALAEELEDPFGTENNDLPLDAICNAIEIDLLQMNGEAEATIPPKLLPDKHYQLT from the coding sequence ATGATAGTTCGTCCGAAACAGCACTGGCTACGCCTTATTTTTGTCTGGCACGGCTCCGTTTTAGCAAAAATTTCTTCCCGTCTGCTGCTCAATTTCCTGCTTTCCATCGCCGTTATCATTATGCTGCCGTGGTATACGATGCTGGGTATTAAATTTACCCTCGCGCCGTTTAGCATCCTTGGCGTGGCTATCGCGATCTTCCTGGGCTTTCGCAATAATGCCTGCTATTCGCGCTATGTCGAAGCGCGTCAGCTATGGGGGCAACTGATGATTGCTTCCCGCTCGCTGCTGCGCGAAGTCAAAACCACGCTGCCTGACGATGCCGAACTGGGGCAGTTTGTACGTCTGCAAATCGCCTTTGCGCATTGCCTGCGCATGACGCTACGGCGAAAACCACAGGCGGAGCCGCTGGCGAAATACCTGAGCGCAGAGGAGGTAAAGCAGGTCTTTGCGTCTCACTCTCCAGCCAACCGTATTTTGCTTCTGATGGGCGAGTGGCTGGCACAACGCCGACGCAGTGGTCAGCTGTCAGATATTTTATTTCATAGTTTAAACAATCGGTTAAATGATATGTCCGCAGTTCTGGCCGGCTGCGAGAGAATCGCCAATACGCCGGTGCCGTTCGCCTATACGCTGATCCTTCATCGGACGGTCTATCTGTTCTGTATTATGCTGCCATTCGCCCTGGTGGTGGATCTGCATTACATGACACCGTTTATCTCGGTTTTAATTTCTTATACCTTCATCTCTCTCGACGCGCTGGCGGAAGAGCTGGAAGATCCGTTTGGTACAGAAAATAACGATTTGCCGCTTGATGCTATCTGCAACGCTATCGAGATTGATTTACTGCAAATGAATGGTGAAGCAGAAGCGACCATTCCGCCGAAGCTTCTGCCGGATAAACACTATCAACTGACGTAA
- a CDS encoding tagaturonate reductase — MKTLNRSDFPGAHYPERIIQFGEGNFLRAFVDWQVDLLNEHTDLNAGVVIVRPIESTFPPSLSTQDGLYTTIIRGLNEKGEAVSDARLIRSVNREISVYGEYDEFLRLAHNPEMRFVFSNTTEAGISYHAGDKFDDAPAVSYPAKLTRLLFERYSHFNGAEDKGWIIIPCELIDYNGDALRELVVRYAQEWNLPAEFMTWLDMANVFCSTLVDRIVTGYPRDEVAQLEAELGYNDGFLDTAEHFYLFVIQGPKSLATELRLDKYPLNVLIVDDIKPYKERKVAILNGAHTALVPVAFQAGLDTVGEAMNDTEICAFVEKAIHEEIIPVLDLPRDELESFASAVTGRFRNPYIKHQLLSIALNGMTKFRTRILPQLLAGQKLRGKLPSRLTFALAALIAFYRAERNGEAYPVQDDAHWITRFQQLWSQHGDRQISTRELVTAVLAVKDHWEQDLTQVSGLVEQVTADLDTILSNGMREAVKPLC, encoded by the coding sequence GTGAAAACTCTAAACCGTAGCGATTTTCCCGGTGCCCACTATCCTGAACGTATTATTCAGTTTGGTGAAGGTAACTTCCTGCGCGCTTTTGTTGACTGGCAAGTTGATCTCCTGAATGAACATACCGATCTGAACGCCGGCGTGGTCATTGTCCGACCTATCGAAAGCACCTTCCCGCCATCGCTCAGCACCCAGGACGGCCTCTACACGACGATTATTCGCGGGCTGAATGAGAAGGGTGAAGCCGTGAGCGACGCCCGCCTGATTCGTTCAGTGAACCGGGAAATCAGCGTTTACGGCGAGTATGATGAGTTCCTCAGGCTGGCGCATAATCCTGAGATGCGCTTTGTCTTCTCCAACACCACCGAAGCGGGCATTAGCTATCACGCGGGCGATAAGTTCGACGATGCGCCAGCGGTGAGCTACCCGGCGAAGTTGACGCGTCTGCTCTTTGAACGCTACAGCCATTTCAACGGCGCAGAGGATAAGGGCTGGATTATCATTCCTTGCGAACTGATTGATTACAACGGCGACGCGCTGCGTGAACTGGTGGTGCGCTACGCTCAGGAGTGGAACCTGCCAGCGGAATTTATGACCTGGCTGGATATGGCAAACGTCTTCTGCTCCACGCTGGTGGACCGTATCGTCACCGGCTACCCGCGTGATGAAGTGGCGCAACTGGAAGCTGAACTGGGCTATAACGACGGCTTCCTGGATACGGCTGAGCATTTCTATCTGTTTGTGATCCAGGGGCCGAAATCGCTGGCGACGGAACTGCGTCTCGACAAATATCCGCTGAACGTGCTGATTGTTGACGATATCAAGCCTTACAAAGAACGTAAGGTCGCGATCCTCAACGGCGCGCACACCGCCCTGGTGCCGGTAGCGTTTCAGGCCGGACTGGATACAGTAGGCGAGGCGATGAATGACACTGAGATCTGCGCCTTCGTTGAGAAAGCGATCCACGAAGAAATTATTCCGGTACTTGATTTGCCGCGTGATGAGCTGGAGTCCTTTGCCAGCGCAGTGACCGGGCGTTTCCGCAACCCTTATATTAAGCATCAGCTGTTGTCGATTGCCCTGAACGGTATGACCAAATTCCGTACCCGCATTCTTCCGCAACTGCTGGCAGGGCAGAAGCTGCGCGGTAAGCTGCCGTCCCGTCTGACGTTTGCGTTAGCTGCGCTGATCGCTTTCTACCGCGCGGAGCGCAATGGCGAAGCGTATCCGGTGCAGGATGACGCGCACTGGATTACCCGCTTCCAGCAGCTGTGGAGTCAGCATGGCGATCGCCAGATTTCCACTCGTGAGCTGGTCACGGCCGTTTTGGCTGTGAAAGATCACTGGGAGCAGGATCTGACACAAGTTTCTGGTCTGGTTGAGCAGGTAACTGCCGATCTTGATACCATTCTGTCCAATGGTATGCGTGAAGCGGTAAAACCGCTCTGCTAA
- a CDS encoding GGDEF domain-containing protein, translated as MYSYSIPAFRLFQEGRPVRNATAVFAFTTLFYFIGAELRLVHELSLFWPLNGVLAGIFARYAWLNRLYYYAISYVAMLGYDAVTTEWGWVSLVINLSNMVFIVIVAQLVIRDKRTGKNKYEPVGALRLFNYCLIASLLCALIGTMGSVEIDRLSFWPLFADWFSEQFSTGVLIVPCMLTLGIPGSVKRFRPEQMMPVIALIVSVLASVVIGGAGSLAFPLPALIWCAVRYTPQVTCLLTFLTGAVEIVLVANSVINIAVASPLSAPQMFSARLGIVTMAICPIMVAFSVAAINSLMKQISLRADFDFLTQVYSRSGLYEALKRQAYPASQNMTVMLLDIDYFKSINDNYGHECGDRVLCVFARHIQRIVGDRGLVARMGGEEFAVVLPTSHPEEGMQLAETIRKAVALQPFDWQQQSIYLTVSIGVGNGKIAAQTVTDIFNKLMVEADECLYRSKNEGRNRTSARMDRGNIAGSDLAEG; from the coding sequence ATGTACTCATACTCCATCCCTGCCTTCCGGTTGTTTCAGGAAGGTCGTCCAGTGCGTAATGCCACCGCTGTTTTTGCGTTTACGACGCTGTTCTACTTTATTGGCGCTGAACTGCGCCTCGTTCATGAACTGTCGCTGTTCTGGCCGCTTAACGGCGTGCTGGCGGGGATTTTTGCCCGCTACGCCTGGCTGAACCGGCTGTATTACTACGCGATAAGCTACGTCGCCATGCTTGGCTATGACGCGGTAACTACCGAGTGGGGCTGGGTGTCGCTGGTGATTAATCTGTCTAACATGGTCTTTATTGTGATCGTCGCCCAACTGGTGATACGCGATAAACGGACAGGTAAAAATAAATATGAACCAGTTGGCGCATTACGTTTATTTAATTACTGTCTGATCGCCTCGCTGCTTTGCGCCTTAATAGGGACGATGGGGTCTGTGGAGATTGACCGGCTTTCATTCTGGCCGCTGTTTGCTGACTGGTTCAGCGAACAATTTTCGACGGGGGTGCTGATTGTACCCTGCATGCTAACGCTCGGCATTCCCGGCTCTGTAAAACGCTTCAGACCGGAGCAGATGATGCCGGTTATCGCGCTGATTGTCTCGGTGCTGGCCTCGGTGGTTATCGGCGGGGCGGGCAGTCTGGCTTTCCCGCTGCCTGCGCTGATCTGGTGCGCGGTACGCTATACCCCGCAGGTCACCTGTCTGCTCACCTTCCTGACCGGCGCGGTGGAAATCGTGCTGGTGGCGAACTCAGTCATCAACATTGCTGTCGCGTCGCCGCTATCCGCTCCGCAAATGTTTTCCGCCCGCCTGGGCATTGTCACAATGGCCATTTGTCCCATTATGGTGGCGTTCAGCGTTGCGGCCATTAACTCGCTGATGAAGCAGATCTCTTTGCGCGCCGACTTTGATTTTCTGACTCAGGTTTATTCCCGCTCCGGTCTTTACGAAGCGCTGAAGCGTCAGGCGTATCCGGCTTCGCAGAATATGACCGTGATGCTGCTGGATATTGATTATTTTAAAAGCATTAACGACAACTACGGACATGAATGCGGGGATCGGGTGCTCTGCGTCTTTGCGCGCCATATCCAGAGGATTGTCGGCGACAGGGGACTGGTGGCGCGTATGGGCGGCGAAGAGTTTGCTGTCGTTCTGCCGACATCACATCCTGAAGAGGGGATGCAACTGGCCGAAACGATCCGCAAGGCGGTCGCGCTACAGCCTTTTGACTGGCAGCAGCAGAGTATTTACCTGACGGTCAGTATTGGAGTGGGTAACGGTAAAATCGCCGCTCAGACTGTCACCGATATATTTAATAAGTTGATGGTTGAAGCCGATGAGTGTCTGTATCGCTCGAAAAATGAAGGGCGGAACCGCACCAGCGCGCGCATGGACAGGGGCAATATAGCGGGAAGCGATTTGGCTGAAGGATAA
- a CDS encoding DUF4186 domain-containing protein, giving the protein MNTFDPLFARLSRSTFRSRFRLGFKEKQYCQDKGAETIDRHAADFVAKRLAPAIPNNDGKQTPMRGHPVFIAQHATATCCRGCLAKWHHIPQGQPLSEEQQRYIVAVIHHWLVIQMNKTS; this is encoded by the coding sequence ATGAATACATTCGATCCGCTTTTTGCCCGCCTGTCGCGTTCAACGTTTCGCTCCCGCTTTCGTCTTGGCTTCAAAGAAAAGCAGTATTGCCAGGATAAAGGGGCGGAAACGATCGATCGCCATGCTGCGGATTTCGTGGCAAAACGTCTCGCCCCGGCCATACCGAACAACGATGGCAAACAGACGCCGATGCGCGGCCATCCGGTGTTTATCGCGCAACATGCGACAGCGACCTGCTGTCGGGGATGTCTGGCGAAATGGCATCATATTCCGCAGGGGCAGCCGCTGAGTGAAGAACAGCAACGTTATATTGTAGCTGTTATTCATCACTGGTTAGTTATCCAGATGAATAAAACGTCATAA
- the sad gene encoding succinate-semialdehyde dehydrogenase — protein sequence MMLSPATHAISINPANAEPLSTLPWASDSDIGQALQRADLGFREWSRTSVAFRAQKLRAVGQALRDRGEEMAQCITREMGKPIGQARAEVAKSAALCDWYAEHGPAMLATEPTLVENQQAVIEYRPSGVILAVMPWNFPLWQVLRGAVPILLAGNAYLLKPAPNVTGCAQIIRQVFADADLPAGVYEWLNADNAGVSAMINDPRITGVTVTGSVRAGAAIGAQAGAALKKCVLELGGSDPFIVLNDADLDLAVKAAVAGRYQNTGQVCAAAKRFIIEEGIAERFTERFVAAASALKMGDPFDEQNYLGPMARFDLRDELHQQVQATLKEGARLLLGGEKVAGKGNYYPATVLAGVTPEMTAFREELFGPVAAITVAKDAGHALELANASDFGLSATVFTADESRALEMASRLECGGVFINGFSASDARVAFGGVKKSGFGRELSHFGLHEFCNVQTVWKNRL from the coding sequence ATGATGCTTTCACCTGCAACTCATGCTATTTCTATCAATCCGGCCAACGCTGAACCCCTGTCAACGCTGCCGTGGGCCAGCGACAGCGACATCGGGCAGGCGTTACAGCGGGCAGACCTGGGCTTCAGAGAGTGGAGTCGCACCTCGGTGGCGTTTCGGGCGCAGAAGCTGCGTGCTGTCGGCCAGGCGCTACGCGATCGTGGCGAGGAGATGGCGCAGTGCATCACCCGCGAGATGGGCAAACCGATCGGCCAGGCGCGGGCGGAGGTGGCGAAATCCGCGGCGCTCTGCGACTGGTATGCAGAGCACGGCCCGGCGATGCTGGCAACGGAGCCGACGCTGGTTGAAAACCAGCAGGCGGTGATTGAGTATCGTCCGTCAGGCGTCATTCTGGCGGTAATGCCGTGGAACTTCCCTCTCTGGCAGGTGCTGCGTGGCGCGGTTCCCATTTTACTGGCCGGTAACGCTTATCTGTTAAAACCGGCGCCCAACGTAACCGGATGCGCGCAGATTATCCGTCAGGTGTTCGCCGATGCCGATCTGCCGGCGGGAGTCTATGAGTGGCTGAATGCCGATAATGCCGGGGTTAGTGCAATGATCAACGATCCGCGGATTACCGGCGTAACGGTAACCGGCAGCGTGCGCGCCGGGGCGGCGATTGGCGCTCAGGCGGGAGCGGCGCTGAAAAAATGCGTTCTTGAGCTGGGCGGTTCCGATCCGTTTATTGTGCTTAACGACGCCGATCTGGATCTGGCGGTGAAAGCGGCGGTCGCCGGACGCTATCAGAATACCGGACAGGTCTGCGCGGCGGCGAAGCGTTTCATTATTGAAGAGGGCATCGCTGAGCGTTTTACCGAACGCTTTGTGGCTGCCGCTTCCGCGCTGAAAATGGGCGACCCGTTCGATGAGCAGAACTATCTTGGCCCGATGGCGCGGTTCGATCTGCGCGACGAGCTGCATCAGCAGGTACAGGCTACCCTCAAAGAAGGCGCCCGCCTGTTACTGGGAGGCGAAAAAGTTGCCGGTAAGGGCAATTACTACCCGGCGACGGTGCTGGCTGGCGTTACGCCGGAGATGACCGCATTTCGTGAGGAGCTTTTCGGGCCGGTCGCGGCGATTACGGTGGCGAAAGATGCCGGACATGCCCTTGAGCTGGCCAATGCCAGCGACTTCGGCCTGTCGGCGACCGTCTTTACGGCAGATGAAAGCCGTGCGCTGGAGATGGCCTCGCGCCTGGAGTGCGGCGGCGTCTTTATTAATGGCTTCAGCGCCAGCGACGCCCGCGTGGCCTTCGGCGGGGTGAAAAAGAGCGGCTTTGGTCGCGAGCTTTCGCATTTTGGCCTTCATGAGTTCTGTAACGTCCAGACCGTGTGGAAAAATCGTCTGTGA